The sequence AATGTCTGTGAGTTGTAATTGACCAAGGATAATGGTTGGTACTTGGTAGGGTAGTAACGCAGGGGGGGAGGAGCTAAATGCTACGTCAGTTGAATGAGGGAAACTAAGTTGATAGACAAAAGTCAATCAGCGGCCAAAATAGCTTTTACTTCTCTTTTAAATACTTGTCACATCATCATCCAAGCTTCTTCGTTCTCTTTGCCCTTCACTTTATCGATCCTTCCTTCCTCTCCTCCCAATTATCTTTGTGTCTTATCTCTAACCAAACATAAAAACATGGGACAACAAGTTCTACTGCAGTTCCGGAAAACCAGTGTGAGAGACCTATCTTTGATTCAAGTGCCACAAAATACAGAACCTGTCAACTTTCTCATTCCCTATGGTGTGATGGATTTCTTAAAAGTTTACTAGTTTACGTGGCCTGTTTCCACTGAATAGGGTAATCTAAGTTCATTATGTACATAAATGGAGTTCAATACCTCCTACCACTTCCTCAGATTCTCAAGCACTCCATTTTGTTTCTCAGAAATGACTTCTACATTAAGATAATTTATCAAAGGATTCTACTTTAATCATAGCTCTATCATTTCATATGAAGTCAAATAATCCACTAATTACCTAAAAAAACTAGTAAAAGAAGATAGAGTTTACTTTACCTTAATAAGAGCTTCTTTAATAAGGGGTTCATCCATTGGATTTAAAAAGAAAGCTTTCACCTGAAAACCTCTATAATCTCTCCTTCTCAACAATGACGAATTCGAAAATGATGATACTTTTACTCTCACTGGGTTCGATTTCTTCAGCTAcaatttcataaaattttcatacaTTAATTCAACCCAAAATAAATACAATTAAATCAAACAAATATAAAGTGTAAAATATGAAAATTTCATTTTATCCTTACCATTACTGGCGAGGAGAGGGATAAATTGCAGAGTGAGGCTGCCATTTTAAGTCACTGGTTTCCTTCTTCCTCTGGATTTTGGGTAGGTAAAGATAACGTTTATACTTCCGCAATAACAAAAATACGGGAATGTGTAAAATTCGTCTGTAAATAATACGCGAGTGTTTTGATCTtttgataagggcacccccatccATCCGCTTTATACAGACTTTTCAATTTTCTTTCAGTTAAAAAGCACCACCGCGGAGTTTGCTCCATACTGCACAGTTGAATAATTATTTTGCCCTAGATTTTTGAAATTCTTACTGAAAATTCTTAAATTGGTTATGTACTGATCTTTGTTAGTTATAATGGGTCAAGTTCAGAGTAATGAATCTGATGTGAATCAGAGCAAACCAGAAGAAAATACTGAGAGCAGCAATGGTTCATCAAGTCTTGAAGATTTAATTGCAGGTTAGTGATGATTTTTCTCTGTAAATTCTCTTATTTATTGATTTTGTCTTTTGTCTGGAAAAAATCTGAAAGTAACCTGAATTCTATGTGTAGTAATGGATTTTGAGAGGAAGTAATAGGGATGAGTATGCCCTTAGTCAAACCTAGATACTGGAATACCTTTTTGCTAATCTTTTGTTGTAAAACTTCTTATGATAAGCTGTTTAAGTTGTTCTGTTGCGCACCATTATAAGGATTTCGGAACTAATAGCTGATTTTATGTAGAGGATGATGTAGATAACCAAACCTCATTTTATCAGCATGATAGGTGCAATGCGGCACACCATAGTTCTCTTAGAGAAGACTAGTGATTTAGTGTGAGTTATCGAAGATAAAAGGCCATAGAGAAGAAATTGGTGTTACAGTAGATGGTATATGGAACAAAGGGTGGGAGAATATCTTTCTTTTCCTTCATTCTAAACATCAGCCTGACGTTGATACCAAAGTAGTCTAGGTATTACAGTAGATGGTATGTGGAACAAAGGGTGTGGAAATATCTTTCTTTTACTTTAGAATGGCCTATGCCTGCACTCAAAGATCAATTGTGCAATAAATGAGGGATAGACAAAGTACTCTACAACTCCTAGCAATCTCGAATGGTCGATATTGAAATGACTTTAGAATTTTGCGATAGCATTGCACATGAATGCATAGGTATGTCCAGCATTTAACAGTAGCAGAAGTCTGTAGATTATGTACATCGAAAAAGAAGTAACATGGGTTTGATATGACAACTTTTTCGAAGTTGCGGAGTAAGAGAAAGTTGGGAAACAACATTAGCAATTAGTTGGGTTTCTAAAATTTAGAACCTACTTTGGGTATACCTCTATGAGGCACAAGTTTTAACTGCGTTTAAAGTTAACCGCATATATGTTTATGATGAAATGTGCAGGTCTTATCTGGCCCTATATCTGTTCAATTGTTCAGgaaaagtttttccaaattcctggACCCTGGTTCTGCTTTCTTAACAAATGAAATATCAAGGGCAGTGTGTAAAACGATGTATGGTATTCCACTCAAGTGGGCTCGTGTATTTGAATGAGGAAAAGATGCTTTCTTTACCAATCAATTAAATAGTTGTTAATCTGAACTGCTTTCTTTATTGTCCAATCAGATAGTTTCTTCTAAGTAAAACACAATGGATTCTTCATTACTCttttttgtttgaaattgatGTTGTTTATAAAGTTTAACCTTCTCATCACTGTCTTGTTACAGAAGCAACGGCTTTTGGCGACGATGAGAATGAGGTCTGTAAGCACTTTAGAGTCGATGTCccattttgatttaattttgctttgcagtaaAAGTGCGCATTTCTATTTCATCTCTTGACAGTATGTTGACTTGTTTTCTCAGTCTCTAGAGGCAAAGGCACAGAAAGCACTGGAATGCCCTTGTGTAGCTGAACTGCGGAGTGGTCCTTGTGGGACCTCATTCTCGGAGGCCTTTCTCTGTTTCTTGAAAAGTACCGCTGAAGAAAAGGTAAATATTGGTAAACTCTCTGTGTATACTCCTGATGCATGTTGTATATCTGGATGAGCGCCTAAATTTATTCATGTTCCATATTTGATATCATTGGAGTTGGTAGTAAAAACATTTGCGAATGTGTTAGCATTTTCAAGTTCCAAACATGTTGTGTTCCTTAATTGTTTTTAGAAAAGGATCGGCATGAGTGTGATGACTTTTGGATTGGTTGGTGTTGTACTGAAACGATGTTAATCTAAATTGTGTAGTAATTAGTATCTGCTGTTCTTTTGCAGGGCTCGGATTGTGTCAACCCATTTATTGCTTTACAAGACTGTATCAAAGCAAATCCTAATGCATTTGCGAAGGA comes from Papaver somniferum cultivar HN1 chromosome 7, ASM357369v1, whole genome shotgun sequence and encodes:
- the LOC113293380 gene encoding UPF0426 protein At1g28150, chloroplastic-like isoform X1; its protein translation is MAASLCNLSLSSPVMLKKSNPVRVKVSSFSNSSLLRRRDYRGFQVKAFFLNPMDEPLIKEALIKEPVAFMGGMFAGLLRLDLNEDPLKEWVTRTVEATGMTEEEIDSEGSKSDEEAPQEIVIE
- the LOC113293380 gene encoding UPF0426 protein At1g28150, chloroplastic-like isoform X2, translating into MAASLCNLSLSSPVMLKKSNPVRVKVSSFSNSSLLRRRDYRGFQVKAFFLNPMDEPLIKEALKEPVAFMGGMFAGLLRLDLNEDPLKEWVTRTVEATGMTEEEIDSEGSKSDEEAPQEIVIE
- the LOC113293381 gene encoding mitochondrial intermembrane space import and assembly protein 40 homolog, which codes for MGQVQSNESDVNQSKPEENTESSNGSSSLEDLIAEATAFGDDENESLEAKAQKALECPCVAELRSGPCGTSFSEAFLCFLKSTAEEKGSDCVNPFIALQDCIKANPNAFAKDVLNEDDSSKEEEEHSEDHRIIPPTWAKEQQSRL